A part of Deinococcus aerius genomic DNA contains:
- the gyrA gene encoding DNA gyrase subunit A, which produces MTGIHPVDITSEVKTNFINYAMNVIVDRALPDVRDGLKPVQRRIMYAMLLEGLAPNHKHAKSASVVGEVMKKYHPHGDTSIYDAMVRLGQWWNMRYALVDPQGNFGSIDGDPPAAMRYTEARMTKVAEEVLADLEKETVDLKPNYDETTEEPSVLPSAVPNLLINGAAGIAVGMATNIPPHNLTEISNGLLALIDNPSITLDEMMTHVLGPDFPTGGRISRQGIREAYATGHAGLKVRGKARIDEKNGRSQIIISEIPYQVNKTNLIQTISAMYKAGKIPDISALRDESDRKDPVRIVIELKRGAIPTLVLNQLYKYTQLQSTFTVINLSIVNGEPRVLPLIDTMRAFLDHRRDVVTRRTAYDLRKAEERAHVLEGLIKALDHIDEVISLIRGSNTGAEARDVLMARFGLTEIQAQAILDMRLQRLVGLEREKLMSEYDELQKTIARLRSILGDVKLLWREIKKEIRDIRDRYGDDRRSTITDLEDDISKEDLIAVEDMVITMTKAGYLKRTKLDAYRAQGRGGRGSSGGRLREEDINTSVFVGSTHDYLLFFTDQGRVFHEKIYDLPEAGRDAKGTHIRNLIPGLREDENIASVLSVKGFDEPGCFVFATKRGMVKKTLITEYGNITSAGLIAINLQPGDELIGVDIQRDGDDVVLATREGQAMRFAATEVRDTGRATQGVIGIRLREGDEVVSMALVPGGDEGSELLAVSEYGLGKRTPVSDYPSKGRGGLGVITLDVTDKTGKLVALTHVAGNEELMVLTEKGTVIRTRVEEVRVTGRNAQGVRVINIGEKDRVISAFPIRREDEL; this is translated from the coding sequence ATGACTGGAATCCATCCCGTTGACATCACCAGCGAAGTCAAGACCAACTTCATCAACTACGCGATGAACGTCATCGTGGACCGCGCGCTGCCCGACGTGCGTGACGGTCTCAAGCCCGTGCAGCGGCGGATCATGTACGCGATGCTGCTGGAGGGCCTCGCCCCCAACCACAAGCACGCCAAGAGCGCTTCCGTGGTCGGCGAGGTGATGAAGAAGTACCACCCGCACGGCGACACCTCCATCTACGACGCGATGGTCCGCCTGGGCCAGTGGTGGAACATGCGCTACGCACTGGTGGACCCGCAGGGCAACTTCGGCTCCATCGACGGCGACCCGCCCGCCGCCATGCGCTACACCGAAGCGCGCATGACGAAGGTGGCCGAGGAGGTCCTGGCCGACCTCGAAAAGGAAACCGTCGACCTCAAGCCCAACTACGACGAGACGACCGAGGAGCCCTCGGTGCTGCCGTCGGCGGTGCCCAACCTCCTGATCAACGGGGCGGCGGGCATCGCGGTGGGCATGGCGACGAACATCCCGCCGCACAACCTGACGGAGATCAGCAACGGGCTGCTCGCGCTGATCGACAACCCCAGCATCACGCTCGACGAGATGATGACGCACGTGCTGGGGCCGGACTTCCCGACCGGCGGGCGCATCAGCAGGCAGGGCATCCGCGAGGCGTACGCGACCGGGCACGCGGGGCTCAAGGTGCGCGGCAAGGCCCGCATCGACGAGAAGAACGGGAGAAGCCAGATCATCATCTCCGAGATCCCCTATCAGGTGAACAAGACGAACCTGATCCAGACGATCTCGGCGATGTACAAGGCGGGCAAGATCCCCGACATCTCGGCCCTGCGTGACGAGTCCGACCGCAAGGACCCGGTGCGCATCGTGATCGAGCTCAAGCGCGGCGCGATCCCCACCCTGGTCCTGAACCAGCTCTACAAGTACACCCAGCTCCAGTCCACCTTCACGGTCATCAACCTGAGCATCGTGAACGGCGAGCCGCGCGTGCTGCCGCTCATCGACACCATGCGCGCCTTCCTGGACCACCGCCGCGACGTGGTGACCCGGCGCACCGCCTACGACCTGCGCAAGGCCGAGGAACGCGCCCACGTGTTGGAGGGCCTGATCAAGGCGCTCGACCACATCGATGAGGTCATCTCGCTCATCCGGGGCAGCAACACGGGCGCCGAGGCGCGCGACGTGCTGATGGCCCGCTTCGGCCTCACCGAGATTCAGGCGCAGGCGATCCTCGACATGCGCCTCCAGCGCCTCGTGGGTCTGGAGCGCGAGAAGCTCATGAGCGAGTACGACGAGCTTCAGAAGACCATCGCGCGGCTGCGCTCCATCCTGGGCGACGTGAAGCTGCTGTGGCGCGAGATCAAGAAGGAGATCCGCGACATCCGCGACCGCTACGGCGACGACCGCCGCAGCACGATCACCGACCTGGAGGACGACATCTCCAAGGAGGACCTGATCGCCGTCGAGGACATGGTCATCACGATGACGAAGGCGGGGTACCTCAAGCGCACCAAGCTCGACGCCTACCGGGCGCAGGGCCGCGGCGGGCGCGGGTCGAGCGGCGGCAGGCTGCGCGAGGAGGACATCAACACGAGCGTCTTCGTGGGCTCCACGCACGACTACCTGCTGTTCTTCACGGACCAGGGCCGCGTCTTCCACGAGAAGATCTACGACCTGCCCGAGGCGGGCCGCGACGCCAAGGGCACCCACATCCGCAACCTGATCCCGGGGCTGCGCGAGGACGAGAACATCGCCTCGGTCCTCAGCGTGAAGGGCTTTGACGAGCCGGGCTGCTTCGTCTTCGCCACCAAGCGCGGCATGGTGAAAAAGACCCTGATCACCGAGTACGGCAACATCACCTCGGCGGGCCTGATCGCCATCAACCTCCAGCCCGGCGACGAGCTGATCGGCGTGGACATCCAGCGCGACGGCGACGACGTGGTCCTCGCCACCCGCGAGGGCCAGGCGATGCGCTTCGCGGCGACCGAGGTGCGCGACACCGGCCGCGCCACCCAGGGGGTCATCGGCATCCGCCTGCGCGAGGGTGACGAGGTCGTGAGCATGGCGCTGGTGCCCGGCGGCGACGAGGGCAGCGAGCTGCTGGCGGTCAGCGAGTACGGCCTGGGCAAGCGCACCCCGGTGAGCGACTACCCCAGCAAGGGGCGCGGCGGCCTGGGCGTGATCACCCTCGACGTGACCGACAAGACGGGCAAGCTGGTCGCCCTGACCCACGTGGCCGGGAACGAGGAGCTG